From a single Chitinispirillales bacterium genomic region:
- a CDS encoding diacylglycerol kinase family protein — MPVINFIKKRIDSVRYALNGIFLIISTQHNAWIHFLMTVFVVVLSLFLKVSAVEWTMLVLAIVSVWVAEALNTAIEHLGDSVSPDEYHPLIGKSKDVAAGAVLIAAIGAAIIGIIVFLPKILAFYGR, encoded by the coding sequence GTGCCTGTCATAAATTTCATAAAAAAACGAATAGACAGCGTCAGATACGCGCTGAACGGAATATTTTTGATTATCAGCACCCAGCACAACGCGTGGATTCATTTTTTGATGACTGTTTTTGTGGTTGTTCTAAGCCTTTTTTTGAAAGTAAGCGCGGTCGAATGGACTATGCTTGTTTTGGCTATAGTTTCGGTCTGGGTAGCGGAAGCGCTGAATACCGCGATAGAGCATTTGGGCGACAGCGTTTCGCCTGACGAATACCACCCGCTTATAGGCAAGTCGAAAGACGTCGCCGCAGGAGCGGTTTTAATCGCCGCCATAGGAGCGGCAATAATCGGAATTATCGTTTTTTTGCCGAAAATCTTAGCGTTTTACGGAAGATAA
- a CDS encoding aldo/keto reductase — translation MKKIELGKSGLQIPNVAVGCMRISSMPKNELKAFVECALETGANFFDHADIYGDEAEGDSESAFAEAIGMNGVIREKMIIQSKCGIRENSFDFSKEYILKSVDGSLKRLKTDYLDILLLHRPDALYEPEEIAETFDILQNSGKVRHFGVSNQKPMQIELLKKFVKQKIAANQLQLSVTNANMITHGFFVNMETEQAIARDESVLDYCRLNDITIQAWSPFQYGFFKGVFIGSPKHSKLNKKLDKIAKKYGVSSTTIALAWILRHPAKIQAVTGTTNVSRLKECLAASEIKITREEWYEILLSAPGNYLP, via the coding sequence ATGAAAAAAATCGAACTTGGAAAATCGGGATTGCAAATCCCAAACGTCGCAGTGGGTTGCATGCGCATTTCGTCAATGCCCAAAAACGAACTTAAAGCGTTTGTAGAATGCGCGTTGGAAACGGGCGCAAATTTCTTCGACCACGCCGATATTTACGGCGACGAAGCGGAAGGCGACAGTGAAAGCGCTTTTGCCGAAGCGATCGGAATGAACGGAGTTATTCGCGAGAAAATGATAATTCAAAGTAAATGCGGAATACGCGAAAATTCTTTTGATTTTTCTAAAGAGTATATTCTGAAATCGGTCGACGGGTCGCTCAAACGCCTTAAAACAGATTATTTGGACATATTATTGCTTCATCGTCCGGACGCTTTGTATGAGCCGGAAGAAATCGCCGAGACTTTCGATATTTTGCAAAATTCGGGAAAAGTGCGTCATTTCGGCGTTTCAAATCAAAAGCCTATGCAAATCGAACTGTTAAAAAAATTCGTAAAACAAAAGATTGCGGCGAATCAACTGCAATTATCCGTTACAAACGCAAATATGATAACGCACGGTTTTTTTGTAAATATGGAAACCGAACAGGCGATCGCCCGCGACGAAAGCGTTTTGGATTATTGCCGTTTGAACGACATAACGATTCAAGCATGGTCTCCGTTTCAATACGGATTTTTCAAAGGGGTGTTTATCGGTAGTCCGAAACATTCCAAATTAAACAAAAAACTTGACAAAATCGCAAAAAAGTACGGCGTTTCATCGACAACAATCGCACTCGCCTGGATTTTGCGGCATCCGGCGAAGATTCAGGCGGTGACGGGAACGACAAACGTAAGCCGCCTCAAAGAATGCTTAGCGGCGAGTGAAATAAAAATAACCCGTGAAGAATGGTACGAAATACTTTTGTCGGCTCCCGGAAATTATCTTCCGTAA
- a CDS encoding PspC domain-containing protein: protein MKRLYRSKDDVKIYGICAGIAKIFNLDPTIVRIGMVILTFVAGIFPVITGYIIGMFIIPEEGDLS, encoded by the coding sequence ATGAAACGACTTTACAGAAGCAAAGACGACGTAAAAATCTACGGAATTTGCGCGGGTATCGCCAAAATTTTCAATTTAGACCCGACGATAGTAAGAATCGGAATGGTTATTTTAACGTTTGTCGCCGGAATCTTCCCTGTTATAACGGGATATATAATCGGAATGTTCATAATTCCCGAAGAAGGCGATTTGTCTTAA